The following are encoded together in the Malaya genurostris strain Urasoe2022 chromosome 3, Malgen_1.1, whole genome shotgun sequence genome:
- the LOC131435602 gene encoding zinc finger protein ZFP2-like: protein MPCVIPNCDLEKQSFSIRFPRSHFLYERWREAIELGSGSALPDDISPFQAEICQQHFDDVTQYSEPKHFRNQSLGQEVTLSSCKLCLRFDFAERVMSVGKEHVIGGVTIEDLLKTFFNIQLNNNLSEHLNGICETCVAQLDIVVSIRKQFNLGAKRLQKMNIFMNEENRRRHTNSLKVSKMRKEHVCDTEKQTRPESSETTDILLEVEVEVISEKMVDHTNGTLMNTDRDGGNNRLTPRKVSNPSSETDESREVKIQKAKSKGNTVGKRRIGGQRKKSIKLVEETTLMNTECDNENDCLASEKVKNHASETNRTLTLIAKEVNLENETKSETNTIGILSRKKSIRKARKTIYVKEMVERKCFICVKLFQKPEELFEHLLTHVNHDLTCNICNEIFSNLTKYNRHLAKHDPNDRPFKCDYCELRFVKISGKRRHEQLCHGIDHSVILYPSASKRRGKFTCQHCGKQCSSLYCLKEHEDAHDGIKRHECRSCGHLFANKNNLERHYLIHTSEKPYKCQVCGKAFRQSPAYKDHLRLHSGETPYVCNSCDIRFTSTVLLRKHESRVHGTLPPSINNSMSVHRLHNHCRFCLDSFKRHSLLVEHIERLHPCEEIEYFRCTICEQRFVVEQAFDLHLRNHEKKFQCESCNKAFSSLSALKLHQPVHSGVRSYSCKFCPRIFANMGNMKRHELVHTGIKRHECDFCEKRFATSTQLHTHRRTHTGEKPFECQKCGKRFSDNSTFHKHSKIVCKTK, encoded by the exons ATGCCGTGTGTAATTCCCAATTGtgatttggaaaaacaaagcttCAGCATACGATTTCCACGGAGCCATTTCTTATACGAACGCTGGCGAGAGGCGATCGAATTGGGTTCAGGTTCAGCTCTTCCGGATGATATTAGCCCGTTCCAAGCAGAGATCTGTCAACAGCATTTTGATGATGTCACTCAGTATAGTGAACCGAAACATTTCAGAAATCAGAG TTTGGGCCAAGAAGTTACCCTGTCCAGCTGCAAGTTGTGTCTTCGATTTGACTTTGCCGAACGTGTAATGTCCGTTGGTAAGGAACATGTGATTGGAGGTGTCACAATTGAAGATTTACTTAAAACCTTCTTCAACATTCAATTGAACAATAATCTTTCTGAGCACTTGAACGGCATTTGCGAAACTTGTGTTGCTCAGTTGGATATCGTTGTGTCTATTCGCAAGCAGTTTAACCTAGGAGCGAAGCGTTTACAAAAGATGAATATTTTTATGAACGAGGAAAATCGACGAAGACATACAAATTCACTAAAAGTGTCCAAAATGCGGAAAGAGCATGTTTGTGATACTGAAAAGCAAACACGACCAGAATCATCAGAGACAACCGATATATTGTTGGAAGTCGAGGTAGAGGTTATTTCGGAGAAAATGGTTGATCATACTAATGGAACGTTGATGAATACTGACCGCGATGGTGGAAACAATCGCCTTACTCCTCGGAAAGTTAGTAATCCTTCAAGTGAAACGGATGAATCGAGGGAAGTTAAAATACAAAAAGCAAAATCTAAAGGGAATACTGTCGGAAAACGACGCATTGGAGGGCagcgaaaaaaatcaatcaaactAGTAGAGGAAACAACCTTGATGAATACTGAGTGTGATAATGAGAACGATTGCCTTGCTTCTGAGAAAGTTAAAAATCATGCTAGTGAGACAAATAGAACATTGACACTCATAGCAAAGGAAGTCAACCTAGAGAATGAAACAAAATCTGAAACTAATACTATTGGAATACTgtcaagaaaaaaatcaatccgAAAGGCAAGGAAGACTATATATGTTAAAGAAATGGTAGAACGGAAATGCTTCATATGCGTCAAATTATTTCAAAAGCCTGAAGAATTATTTGAACACCTTTTAACTCATGTCAATCATGATTTGACCTGcaatatatgtaatgaaatctTTTCCAATCTTACTAAGTACAATCGACATTTGGCAAAACATGATCCAAACGATAGACCTTTCAAATGTGACTACTGTGAGCTTCGGTTCGTTAAAATATCAGGTAAACGACGACATGAACAGTTATGTCATGGCATCGATCACTCAGTTATACTTTATCCGTCAGCTAGTAAGCGAAGAGGAAAATTTACGTGTCAACATTGTGGAAAGCAGTGTTCGTCATTGTACTGTCTCAAAGAGCACGAGGACGCTCACGATGGTATTAAAAGACACGAGTGTAGATCCTGTGGCCACTTGTTCGCCAACAAAAACAACCTTGAACGGCACTATCTAATCCACACTTCAGAAAAACCTTATAAATGCCAAGTTTGTGGTAAGGCATTCCGGCAGTCTCCCGCATACAAAGATCATTTGCGGCTGCACTCAGGTGAAACTCCTTACGTATGTAACAGCTGCGATATTCGATTCACTTCCACCGTTCTGCTGCGGAAGCACGAATCTCGTGTCCACGGAACACTTCCTCCGTCTATAAATAACAGCATGTCTGTGCACCGACTGCACAATCACTGCCGCTTTTGTCTGGACTCATTCAAACGACACTCGCTACTGGTTGAACACATCGAACGGCTGCATCCATGCGAAGAAATCGAGTATTTTCGTTGCACTATCTGCGAGCAGCGATTTGTCGTAGAGCAAGCATTCGATCTTCATCTGCGTAATCACGAGAAAAAATTCCAGTGTGAATCTTGTAACAAAGCTTTCAGCTCCCTAAGTGCGCTGAAATTGCACCAACCAGTTCATAGCGGTGTCCGAAGCTACTCTTGTAAATTTTGTCCAAGGATATTTGCGAACATGGGTAACATGAAACGTCACGAGCTGGTGCATACGGGAATCAAGCGTCACGAATGTGATTTCTGCGAAAAACGCTTTGCGACATCAACTCAGTTGCACACACACCGGAGGACACATACTGGAGAAAAACCATTCGAGTGCCAAAAGTGCGGAAAACGATTTTCTGATAACAGTACATTTCATAAGCACAGCAAAATCGTATGCAAGACCAAGTGA
- the LOC131433776 gene encoding uncharacterized protein LOC131433776 produces MEKSIADQLGVKGESEDLCLTWTASVKRVEEASLKIDCHISGSNSSRVYKLSNARTVHNLALPKQSLNYGDLLQRYPHLQGLPIESYVNITPRVLIGIDNAHLAVPLKTREGNMGDPVATKTRLGCSVHGTATLGVKNDYNLYIRESAEDMATLHELVKHYFSVELLGISLQEAPDSRENQRALHLLQTTTKRVGTRYETGLLWRYDEFELPDSYAMAFRRLICFERRMKENPEIGRSVTKQMDEYRHKGYIHLATAEELNDADPRRIWYLPLGVALNPKKPGKIRIFCDAAATVDGISLNTMLIKGPDLLTSLSGVLSGFRERKVAICADIREMFHQILMKKEDRHAQRILWRNDSSMIHQVYLMDVATFGSTSSPCSAQYVKNINAREFANQFPHAADAIERKHYVDDYLDSVDSVADAIKRAEEVKYIHSRGGFEIHFWLSNSEEFRKRVGDTKPVTEKSLAVSSNPHGMERVLGMQWIPTEDVFTYTAASDPVPVWPTKREVLSTVMKIFDPLGLLSHLIVHGKVLIQDIWRSNTGWDDPVPEALTARWQKWTELLRKLYLVRIPRCYFPDKISPEIESIQLHVFVDASESAYACAAYFRAIVSGKIQRSLVAGKSKVAPLKSLTIPKLELQAAVIGARLLKSICSTHTLPIHQRFVWTDSRTVLSWIVSDQRIYRQFVSVRVGEILTLTSPAEWRWIASMQNVADEATKWGTGPNLEPDSRWFRGSSILYDSQNRWPKQPEVISGTIEERRVCVIQHMKTVKLISWDRFSRWTRLLRTVGYVLRYVDNLRLKRIALPINVKFLQQKE; encoded by the coding sequence ATGGAGAAGAGTATTGCCGACCAGTTAGGCGTGAAAGGCGAAAGTGAAGATTTGTGTCTTACTTGGACTGCGAGCGTCAAAAGGGTTGAAGAGGCGTCGCTGAAAATCGACTGTCATATATCCGGGTCTAACTCATCACGAGTTTATAAACTTTCGAATGCACGAACTGTGCATAATCTCGCTTTACCAAAGCAGTCACTCAATTATGGTGATTTGCTTCAACGGTATCCGCATCTGCAAGGATTGCCTATCGAAAGTTACGTAAATATTACGCCACGGGTTCTGATTGGAATCGACAACGCTCATTTGGCTGTTCCGCTCAAGACGCGCGAGGGAAATATGGGTGATCCCGTCGCTACAAAGACACGATTAGGATGTTCAGTGCACGGAACTGCTACATTAGGTGTGAAAAACGATTACAATTTGTACATACGTGAGAGTGCGGAGGATATGGCGACTTTGCACGAGCTTGTCAAGCACTATTTTTCGGTGGAATTGTTGGGAATATCGCTGCAAGAAGCTCCCGACTCCAGAGAAAATCAACGCGCCCTACACCTTCTACAGACAACCACGAAGCGCGTCGGAACACGGTATGAAACCGGTTTATTATGGAGATACGACGAATTTGAATTGCCAGATAGTTACGCCATGGCCTTCCGAAGACTGATATGTTTTGAACGACGAATGAAAGAGAATCCTGAGATTGGAAGAAGTGTTACAAAGCAAATGGATGAATATCGGCACAAAGGTTATATCCATTTGGCTACCGCAGAAGAATTGAATGACGCCGATCCGCGGAGGATTTGGTATCTTCCACTTGGGGTAGCACTAAATCCAAAAAAGCCTGGGAAAATACGGATTTTTTGCGACGCAGCGGCTACCGTAGATGGTATTTCCCTTAATACTATGTTAATTAAGGGCCCCGATCTTCTCACTTCTCTTTCCGGCGTACTCAGCGGTTTTCGAGAGCGCAAGGTGGCCATTTGCGCCGACATTCGGGAAATGTTCCACCagatcttgatgaaaaaggaggACAGACATGCTCAGCGAATCCTTTGGAGAAACGACTCATCCATGATACATCAAGTTTACCTCATGGATGTTGCGACGTTTGGGTCGACTAGTTCGCCCTGCTCGGCTCAATATGTTAAAAACATTAACGCCCGAGAATTTGCAAATCAGTTTCCACATGCGGCAGATGCGATTGAACGCAAGCACTATGTGGATGACTATTTGGACAGCGTAGACAGCGTAGCGGATGCCATCAAGAGAGCGGAGGAAGTAAAATACATCCACTCCCGCGGAGGTTTTGAGATACACTTTTGGTTATCGAACAGTGAGGAGTTTCGGAAACGGGTCGGAGATACTAAGCCCGTCACAGAGAAAAGTCTTGCGGTATCCAGTAATCCGCACGGGATGGAGCGAGTGTTGGGAATGCAATGGATCCCAACGGAGGACGTTTTCACATATACAGCGGCGTCCGATCCAGTGCCAGTTTGGCCGACGAAACGAGAGGTCTTGTCAACCGTTATGAAAATATTCGACCCTTTGGGCTTACTTTCGCATCTCATTGTTCATGGGAAAGTTCTCATACAAGACATTTGGCGTAGTAATACTGGATGGGATGATCCCGTACCGGAAGCCTTAACGGCTCGATGGCAAAAATGGACAGAGCTGCTTCGTAAGCTGTATTTAGTTCGGATTCCACGTTGTTATTTTCCCGATAAAATATCGCCAGAAATCGAGTCTATTCAGCTGCACGTGTTTGTGGACGCGAGCGAATCAGCGTATGCTTGTGCTGCATACTTTCGTGCTATTGTTTCGGGAAAAATCCAACGTTCACTCGTGGCGGGCAAATCGAAAGTAGCCCCTCTCAAGAGTTTGACGATTCCAAAGTTGGAGCTGCAAGCGGCAGTGATAGGTGCGCGGTTGCTTAAAAGTATCTGTTCCACTCACACTTTACCCATCCATCAGAGGTTTGTCTGGACCGATTCGCGTACAGTGCTTTCGTGGATTGTATCTGATCAACGTATCTACCGTCAGTTTGTCTCGGTCCGCGTAGGTGAAATTCTCACTCTGACGAGCCCGGCGGAATGGAGATGGATCGCTAGTATGCAGAACGTGGCGGACGAGGCAACGAAATGGGGAACCGGCCCTAATTTAGAACCCGACAGTCGATGGTTTCGAGGGTCCAGTATTCTATATGATTCTCAGAACCGATGGCCAAAACAACCGGAAGTGATTTCCGGTACCATAGAGGAACGGCGAGTTTGTGTAATTCAGCATATGAAAACAGTAAAGCTTATTTCATGGGACAGGTTTTCGCGATGGACCAGATTATTGCGTACGGTGGGTTATGTTTTGCGCTACGTGGACAATCTTCGATTGAAGCGCATCGCACTTCCAATCAATGTGAAATTCTTACAGCAAAAAGAATGA